The DNA region GATGAACAAGATGGCGCCTAGCGAAGCGCCTTCCGTAATGCCGGCCACATCGGGCGAAGCGAGCGGGTTGCGGATGACGCCCTGCAGAATGGCCCCGGCCACCGCCAAAGATGCGCCGACCAGCGCGGCGATAATGATCCGCGGCAGCCGGATTTTTTGCACGATAACCTGATCCCCGGCTTCAGCCATGCCGAATAAAGATTTGATAACGGTAAGGGGAGGAATATATTTGCTGCTGACGGCAACGCTGATGACCATAACCGCCAAACATACTACGGACAACAACAGGCAGATCCAAATCGTTCTTTTTTTCTTCGCCAGTATGGTCGATTTGGCGGCCGAGACTTCAAGTTTGCCGGGCTTGGCCATCAGTTTTTCACCCCTTTTCTTGCGATATATACGAAAAACGGTACTCCGAGCAGCGCGGTCATGACCCCGACCGGAACTTCCTTGGGCATGGCGATGTACCTTGAGCCGATGTCGGCCGACACCAAGAGCAAGGCCCCGAACAAGGCGCAGTAAGGCAAGATCCAGCGGTAATCCGCGCCTATGAAATAGCGGACGATATGCGGGATAATGATCCCGACAAACGCGATCGGACCGGCTACCGCAACCGACCCTCCGGCGAGCAGAATCACGGCCGCCGTAGCCAAAGTTTTAATTCGGCCCGTGCGTTGCCCGAGCCCTTGCGCTACGGTATCTCCCATTGCCAGGATATTCAGCTGTCCGGACAGAAGGAGAGCGATAACCATCCCGGCCCCCATATAAGGAAGAACGGCAACGAGTTGGTCCATTCCCCGTCCCGCAACGGATCCGACCAGCCAGACGAGCACCTGATCGAACATTTTGCCGTCGGAGAGCATCAGTCCCTGCGTGAGCGAGTAGAAAAAAGCGGCCATCGAAGCGCCGGCAAGCGTGATTTTGAGCGGCGTCATGCCGTCACGTCCGATGCTTCCGAGCAAAAACACGACCATTCCGCTTAAGGCCGCTCCGGTCAAAGCAACCCAGGTAAGGGGCTGCATGCCCGATATGCCCAGCCACCCGGTCGCCAGGATAATGAAGAAGGCCGCGCCGGAGTTAACGCCAAGCGTGCTCGGCGAAGCGATCGGGTTGCGGGTGACGACCTGCATCAGCGCTCCCGCAACCGCGAGGCAAGCGCCGACAGCGGCGGCGATAAAGGCCCGCGGTACCCGGGCCGTCTGAATGAGCAGATGCTCGTTGCTGCCGTTTGGGCGGACAAACGATTCCCACACGGTACCGAAAGGGATGTCCGTCACGCCGAAGCTGATGCTGCAAACGAGGGCTGCGGCCAGGGCAAATAGCGAAATCAATAAGCCGAAACCTTTCATGAGGCAAATTCCCACTTTCCAGTTCAAGAAAATAATATCCATTAAATATTAGAAGATGCGGTGCGGACTGTCAATGATTATGAGAATCATTCTTAATGGATTGACAAGAGGTCTGACATGCTTTATAGTTTTGAACATCGTGGTGAAGATGATAATCATTATCACCTATAACAAGTACTTTGCAGACATATTTTTAAGGGGGATCATTAATGAGCTTTACTCGTAATCACATCATCCGAAAACGCGCCGTATGGTGGGGGCTCGCCATTTTGGCGCTCATGCTGGCGCTGAGCGGATGCGGAAGCAATCAAAGCCAAGGAGCTTCCGATAATACCACCAAAGCGTCAAACGGGACGCCTTCCGCGGAGAATGGTAACTCTAGCGGTAATACGGCCGCCGGCGCTGTCCGTACCGTTAAACATGCGATGGGAGAGACGAAAATAGAAGGTACGCCGAAGCGGGTCGTCGTTTTGACCAATGAAGGCACGGAAGCGCTGCTTGCTCTGGGAGTTAAACCGGTCGGCGCCGTCCGCTCCTGGACGGGGGACCCATGGTATGCGCATATTAAAGACGAGATGGACGGGGTTGAAGTAGTTGGCGAGGAGAGCCAGCCGAATCTGGAATTGATCGCCGGACTGCAGCCTGATTTGATCATCGGGAACAAGATGCGCCAGGAGAAAGTTTACGAGCAACTAAATGCGATCGCGCCTACGGTGATGTCCGAAGACCTGCGCGGCAACTGGATGGACAACTTCAAGCTGTACGCCGAAGCGCTTGGAATGACCGACAAAGGCGACGAACTGCTGGCCGCCTTCGAAGCGCGGATCGAAGACTTTAAAGCCAAAGCCGGCGATAAGCTGAAAGAAACGGTATCAGTGGTCCGGTTCATGGACGGCAAAACCCGCGTATATCACACGAACACGTTCTCCGGAATTATTTTTGAGCAGCTTGGCATCGCCAGAAATGAAATGACGAAAAACGCCAAAGATACGTTCGTCGATGAAATTACGAAAGAACGGTTGTCCGAAGCGGACGCCGACCGGTTGTTCTACTTTACTTATGACATAGGCGACGGCAAAGCCAACCAGACCGAACTGGACTGGACGAACGATCCGCTGTGGAAAAACCTGAACGCGGTGAAAAACGGCAAAGCCTATAAAGTGGACGACGCCATCTGGAATACTGCCGGCGGCATCAAAGCGGCAAATCTGATGCTTGACCAGCTGTCCGAGATATACGGGCTTGAAAAGTAACTTAAATATTTAAAGGCTGCACAGTAAGAGGCCGTTTCCAACCATGGGAACCGGCCTCTTTTGATTTCACGCTGGGGAATCGCTAGCTGTCGCGGAAATCAGGGAAAATGTTTTCGGCGTTATTTCGCCGTCCGGGCGAACCTCCCCAAGATTTCCGTGGACTGCACCACGTTCATGAATGCCTGCGGGTCGGTTTCGGCCACCGCTTTGCGGACGGCGGCCAGTTCGTATCGCGTCGTTACCGTCATGAGCATATAATTTTTCTCTTCACTGTACCCGCCCTCCGAGTGGATGCACGTGATGCCGTGATGCAGCTGGCGCAAGCGGCAAAGCATTTTCTCTTTTTGCTTGGTGATGATAAAGCAGGTCACCTTGATATGTCCGACATGGATCATGTCGACGACCTTGCCTTTGACGAAGGTCGACAGCATGGAGTAGAGGGCCAGGTCCCAGCTCTGCAGAAATCCGAGCGCCACGATCACGATGCCGTTCAAGAGGAACAAAATGTTGCCCATGGCCACGTCATGTTTACGGGTAACGATCGATCCGAGAATATCGAAGCCGCCGGTCGAGCCGCCTACGCGCAGCGAAAAGCCGATGCCCGCCGCCGAGATGATCCCGCCGCACACGGCGCCGAGAATCGGGTCGTTGGTCACCTGGATCTGCGGGATGATCGCCATAAACCACGTCGTGCTCGCGACGGAAATACAGCTTAAAATGATGTACCGCCGCCCGACCGCTTTCCAGCCCCAGGCGATAAGAGGGACATTCAGCAGAAAGTACAGAATCGATATATTCCAGTCCGTAAAATAACCGATAAAGGAGGCAACCCCTGTCAGCCCGCCGGACAGCAGCTTGTGGGGGATCAGAAACAAATTAAGCCCGGCGGCGACGAGCAGCGCGGAAACGAGGATGATTCCCACTTCCTGAGCCGGTTTTAAGGCGGCTTTGACCGGTTTGGGGATGATCGGAACATATTGATTCAGGTTCATGTCTAACCCTTCTTTTCTTTAAAGGTTGTGCAAAAAGTCTTCTTTCCATGACGGAGCAGTTCATGATGTCGGCATCGAGATATTTCGATAAAAAATTGTTATCGGATTAAATTATCATTTTTATCACTCATAAGGACTATGATCTGCGTCACGAAAAACAATGTTCAATAATATGTCATTCCGTTTTTGCCGGGCGGT from Paenibacillus macerans includes:
- a CDS encoding FecCD family ABC transporter permease — translated: MKGFGLLISLFALAAALVCSISFGVTDIPFGTVWESFVRPNGSNEHLLIQTARVPRAFIAAAVGACLAVAGALMQVVTRNPIASPSTLGVNSGAAFFIILATGWLGISGMQPLTWVALTGAALSGMVVFLLGSIGRDGMTPLKITLAGASMAAFFYSLTQGLMLSDGKMFDQVLVWLVGSVAGRGMDQLVAVLPYMGAGMVIALLLSGQLNILAMGDTVAQGLGQRTGRIKTLATAAVILLAGGSVAVAGPIAFVGIIIPHIVRYFIGADYRWILPYCALFGALLLVSADIGSRYIAMPKEVPVGVMTALLGVPFFVYIARKGVKN
- a CDS encoding ABC transporter substrate-binding protein, which encodes MSFTRNHIIRKRAVWWGLAILALMLALSGCGSNQSQGASDNTTKASNGTPSAENGNSSGNTAAGAVRTVKHAMGETKIEGTPKRVVVLTNEGTEALLALGVKPVGAVRSWTGDPWYAHIKDEMDGVEVVGEESQPNLELIAGLQPDLIIGNKMRQEKVYEQLNAIAPTVMSEDLRGNWMDNFKLYAEALGMTDKGDELLAAFEARIEDFKAKAGDKLKETVSVVRFMDGKTRVYHTNTFSGIIFEQLGIARNEMTKNAKDTFVDEITKERLSEADADRLFYFTYDIGDGKANQTELDWTNDPLWKNLNAVKNGKAYKVDDAIWNTAGGIKAANLMLDQLSEIYGLEK
- a CDS encoding YitT family protein, whose translation is MNLNQYVPIIPKPVKAALKPAQEVGIILVSALLVAAGLNLFLIPHKLLSGGLTGVASFIGYFTDWNISILYFLLNVPLIAWGWKAVGRRYIILSCISVASTTWFMAIIPQIQVTNDPILGAVCGGIISAAGIGFSLRVGGSTGGFDILGSIVTRKHDVAMGNILFLLNGIVIVALGFLQSWDLALYSMLSTFVKGKVVDMIHVGHIKVTCFIITKQKEKMLCRLRQLHHGITCIHSEGGYSEEKNYMLMTVTTRYELAAVRKAVAETDPQAFMNVVQSTEILGRFARTAK